The Cellulosimicrobium cellulans genome contains the following window.
CCCGTACGCGAGTCCGTAGGACATCGCCTTGATCTTCGAGCGCATCGCGGGCGTGACCTCGGCCGCCGGCACCTCGAACACCCGTGAGCCGACGTAGGAGTGCAGGTCCTCGCCCGACCGGAACGCCTCGATGAGACCCTCGTCGCCGGAGAGATGCGCCATGATGCGCATCTCGATCTGGCTGTAGTCGGCCGTCAGGAGCGTCTCGTAGCCCTCGCCGACGACGAACGCGCGGCGGATGCGCCGCCCGGCCTCCGTGCGGATCGGGATGTTCTGCAGGTTCGGGTCGGTCGAGCTGAGGCGACCCGTCGCCGCGATCGTCTGCTGGAACGTCGTGTGGATGCGGCCGTCGTCCGCGACCGACTTGAGCAGGCCCTCGACCGTCTGGCGCAGGCGCGAGGCGTCGCGGTGGGCCAGCAGGTGCTCGAGGAACGGGTGCTGCGTCTTGACGAAGAGGTCCGCGAGCGCCGACGCGTCGGTCGTGTAGCCCGTCTTGATCTTCTTCGTCTTGGGCATGCCGAGCTGGTCGAACAGGACCTCCTGGAGCTGCTTGGGTGAGCCCAGGTTCACCTCGCGCCCGATGACCGCGTACGCCTCGGCCGCGGCCGTCGCGACGAGGTCGCCGAAGTGCTGCTCGAGCTCGCGCAGGTACTCGACGTCCGCCGCGATGCCGCGCTGCTCCATGCGCGCGAGCACCTGGGCCAGCGGGAGCTCGAGGTCCGTGAGGAGGGTCGTGGCGTCACGGTCCTCGAGCTCGCCGGCGAGGACGTCCCCGAGCTGGGCGACGGCGAGCGCGCGGACGGCGTCGCGCTCCTGCTCGCCGTTGCCGTCGAGCGAGAGGTCGAGCGCACCCTGCGCGTCGTTGCCGGCCTCGGTGTCGGGACGCAGCTCGCGGTGCAGGTGGCGCACGACGAGGTCGCCGAGGTCGTAGCCGCGCTGGTCGGGGTGGCACAGGTAGGCCGCGAGCTCGGTGTCGAACGTGACGCCCGCGAGGTCGTAGCCGCGCGCCGCGAGCTCGTGCCACGCGGCCTTCGCGCCGTGCACGACCTTCGGCCGCTCCGGGTCCGCGAGCCACGTGGCCAACGCCTCGTCGTCGGCGCCCGCGACGTCGGCGAGCTCGAGCGCGACCGCCGCCCCGGCGTCGTCGGACACCGCGAGGCCCCACGCGTCCCCGCCGCCCGGCACGGCCTTGCCGGCCACCTCGACGCCCAGCGGACGCGCGCCGTGCTCGGCGAGCCACGCGCCCAGGCCTCCCGGCAGGACGTCGGCGAGCGTGACGTCGAACCCCGCCTCGGCCTCGACCTCGCCCTCGGGGGCGATCGCGAAGAGCCGGTCGCGCAGGGCTCGGAACTCCAGGGCGTCGAGCACGCGGTGGGCGGCCTCGCGGTCCCACGGGCGCGTCGCGAGGTCGTCGGGGCCGACGGGCAGCTCGAGGTCGCGCAGGAGCGCGTTGAGCCGTCGGTTGAGGCGGACCTGGTCGAGGTGCGCCCGGAGGTTCTCCCCCGCCTTGCCCTTGATCTCGTCCGCGTGGTCCAGCAGGCCGTCGAGATCGCCGTAGGCCGTGATCCACTTCGCGGCCGTCTTGGGGCCGACGCCGGGGATGCCCGGCAGGTTGTCCGAGGTCTCCCCCACGAGCGCTGCCAGGTCGCTGTACCGCTCGGGCGGGACCCCGTACTTCTCGACGACGGCCGCGCCGTCCATGCGCGCAAGCTCGGAGACCCCCTTCTTCGGGTACAGCACGGTGACGTCCGGGCCGATGAGCTGGAACGAGTCGCGGTCGCCCGAGCAGACGAGGACCTCCATCCCGGCGGCTGCCCCCTGCGTGGCGAGCGTCGCGAAGATGTCGTCCGCCTCGTAGCCCTCGCGCTCGAGCGTCGGGATGTGCAGCGTCTCGAGGATCTCCTTGATGAGCGGGACCTGGCCGCGGAACGGCTCGGGCGACGACTCGCGCGTGCCCTTGTAGCTCGGGAGGATCTCGGTGCGGAACGACTGGCGACCCGCGTCGAAGGCGACGGCGACGTGCGTCGGCTCCTCGTCGCGCAGGAGGTTGATGAGCATCGACGTGAAGCCGTACACCGCGTTCGTGTGCTGCCCCGTGGTCGTCGAGAAGTTCTCCGCCGGGAGCGCGAAGAACGCGCGGTAGGCCATGGAGTGTCCGTCGATGAGCAGGAGGCGAGGTCGCGCGGAGGTCGTCACGGGTGCCAACCTACAGTCCATGACCGACACGCACGGCCCCGACCGGACCACCGACCCCACCGCGCCCGCGCCTGCCGCGGCAGGGGCCCCCGAGGCCCCGCGCCACGCCTACGAGGCCATGGGCCTGCGTACCGCGGGCACGCTCATCGAGCGCATGGGCATCGAGCTGGAGGACGTGAGCGCGGACCGCGTCACCGCCCGCATGCCCGTCGCGGGCAACACCCAGCCCGCCGGGCTCCTGCACGGGGGCGCGTCGGTGGTGCTCGCCGAGACGCTCGGATCGATCGCCGCCCAGCTCCACGGCGGGCCGGGGCGCGCCGCGGTGGGCATCGAGGTCAACGCGACGCACCACCGAGGGGTGCGCGACGGCTGGGTCCACGGGGAGGCGGTCGCGGTGCACCGTGGCCGCACGACGGCGAGCTACGAGATCGTGGTGTCCGACGACGCGGGGCGTCGCGTGTGCACGGCGCGCCTCACGTGCATGATCCTCAGCCTGGACTGACGACGCCGCGGGCGCCCGTCCGCCGGCTCAGCCGGGCAGGGTCTCGCGGGCCTCGACCGGGGTCACGACGCCGCTGCGGCTGCGGTACTCCGCCTGGAACTCGCGCAGGTCGACCGGGCCGGACATCGTCTCGGTCCGGGCGCGACGGCGGCGCGCGATGAGATCCTCGAGGGACCGGGTGCCCCGGCGGGTCGGCGTGAGATCGGCCGCGAGGCGGCGCTGCAGCACCGCGGTCGACACGACGCGGTGGCCCGCGACCGGGCCGAAGCCGAGCCGCGCGAGGAAGCGCTGGACGCCGCGCGAGCCGGGGATCGGCACCGAGTAGACGTGCGTCGCGCCGGCGGTGGCGGCGAGGTCGGCGGTCGCGCTGAGCAGTGCGTGGCCCACGCCGCGACGGCGCGCGTCCTCGCCGACGTAGACGGCCTCGACGTACAGGCTCGGCTCGTCGGCGAACAGGTGCGGGTCGAGCACGCGCGCCAGCACGAACCCGACAGGACGGCCGTCGTGCAGGGCGACGAGGACGTTGCCGCCGGGCAACGTCAGCAGCACCGACAGATGCCGGACCAGGCGGTCCTCGTCGGGCGCGCAGATCTGGGCCCCGGACGCCGACTCGCGGCGAGCCTCCGAGCACAGCACAGCGATCCCCGGCAGGTCGTCACCGACCGCGGGCCTGACCTCCACTGCTGGGCGCACCGCGCTCCTCCTCGTTCGCACCGTGGGACCGACGGCACCGAGGGACGTGGGGGGTGAGATGGTCCACGTCGCTCGGACGGCGCCGTCGGCCGTCGACTGAGCACTACGTGGCGACCGCGTGTCCACCGCCCCGGGAACTACTGGACGCCAGTCCAAGACGATAGCCCGCCCGGGACGCCGTGACAAAGGTCCTGCTCAGGACCCCGGCCACGGCCGATCGGTCGCCGCCGCAGGCTCAGGCGCCGCCGACCTGCTCGATGACGGCGTCCGCGACCTCGCGCATGGTGAGGCGACGGTCCATCGACGTCTTCTGGATCCAGCGGAACGACTCCGGCTCCGACAGGCCCATCTTGGTCATGAGCAGACCCTTGGCGCGGTCCACGCGCTTGCGCGTCTCGAAGCGCTCGGCCAGGTCCGCGACCTCGGACTCGAGCGCCGTGATCTGCGAGTAGCGCGAGATCGCGATCTCGACCGCGGGCAGCAGGTCCGCCGGCGTGAACGGCTTGACGACGTAGGCCATGGCCCCCGCGTCACGCGCCCGCTCGACGAGCTCCGCCTGCGAGAACGCCGTCAGCAGGACGACGGGCGCGGCGTGCGCCTTGCCGATCTGCTCCGCGGCGGAGATGCCGTCGAGCTCGGGCATCTTCACGTCCATGACGACGACGTCGGGCTTGAGCTCGAGCGCCAGCTTCACCGCCGTCGCGCCGTCGCCGGCCTCGCCGACGACGTCGAACCCGGCGTCGCGCAGCGTCTCGACCACGTCGAGACGGATCAGGGCCTCGTCCTCGGCGACGACCGCGCGTCGCGCGGGACGGCCCGACGGGGCGGGGGTCGCGGCGGGCTCGGGCTCGATCATCGGGGGCAGGTCGAGCGGCTGCTTGTCCTCGGGCTGCGCTGTCTGGTCACTCACGGGGTTCACTGTAGTGCGCCGCACCCCGTGCCGCCCCCGTGTTTCACCCTCGGAGGAGTGTGATTCTCGTGAAGGCGCACGCGTGTGGTTCGATGGTGCACGCGCTGCGGACCCGGTCGGACCGGTCCCGACGCGCACCGCCCCGGTAGCCCAACCGGCAGAGGCGTTCGGCTCAAACCCGATCCAGTGTGGGTTCGAATCCCACCCGGGGCACCCTCCGTCCCTGGCGACGTCCCGACGTCGTGACGCCCAGGAAACCGCAGGAAACACTCTCGTCACACCCTGCTCGTACCGTCCGAGCAGGGCGCGTCGCCGTGCGTCCGGTGGGAGGTGACCGGTGCTCGAGCACGTGGACCCGTTCGTGGGGACGGGTGTGACCGACCTCCCGACGCCGACCGGTCTCGCCGCGACGTGGTGGTCCCCCAAGCCGCTCGTCGGGAACACCCACCCCGGCGCCGCCCACCCGCTCGGGATGGTCTCGGCGTGCGCCTACTCGGGCGCCTACCCGACGGGGTACGGCCGGTACGACCTCGGCACCGAGGGCGTGCCGAGCACGCTGTTCGACCATCCGGTCGCGTCGGGCCTCACGCACTTCCAGCAGTCCGGCACGGGCGCGATCCGCAAGTACTACAACTACGTGCGCGTGACGCCCATGCTCGAGCCGCTCGACGCGCTCGGCCGGCACTGGGACCTGCTCGGCGAGGAGGCCTCCCCCGGGTACTACGCCGCCACGCTCGGCAACGGGGTCCGGTGCGAGGTCACGGTCGGGCCCAAGAGCGCCGTCCACCGCTACACGTTCCCCGCGCACGCCGACGCCCGCCTCGTCGTCGACCTCTCGCTCGGCGGGCTGGCGATCCCTCACGGCACGACCGTGCCCCTGCGCGCGCACCTCGCGACGCTCGGCCCGGGGACGGCGGCCGGCGAGATCGTCGTGGAGGGTGCGCCGCTCGCGGTCCACCTCCAGTGCGACGCCCGCCGCTGGCGGCAGATGCTCTGGTACGACCGCCGGCTGATGCCGGGGAGCACGCGCCTCGACCTCGGCGGGATCCGTCCCACCACGCTGCGGTCGTTCGGGCTGCTCTGGGCGGGTCCGACGACGCCCGGGCAGGTCGTCGAGCTCCGCCTCGGGTTCTCGCTGCGCGGCCCGGAGCGGGCGCGCGCGAACCTCGTCGCCGACTGCGGTCCCGCGCCCGCGGCCTTCGAGGCGCGGCACCACCGCACCGCGGCGACCTGGAGCGAGCACCTGGACCGGATCGAGGTCGCGTGCCCGGACCCCGAGCGCCGGACCGTCTTCGCGACCGCGCTCTACCACGCGCTCCTCAAGCCGTGCCTCGCCCCGGACGAGAGCCCGTTCTGGCCGGGCGACACGCCCTTCGCGTTCGACGTGTCGACGATGTGGGACATCTACCGGACACAGCTCCCGCTCCTGACGACCTTCTGGCCGGAGCGCGCCGTCGAGCTCGCCGCCGCGCTCCTGCACGTCTGCGAGGAGGAGGGGAACTTCCCGATCGGCTACCGGATGGCGCGCGGGGCCGACCGCTTCTCGCGCCAGGCGAGCGCGCTCGCGCACACGTTCCTCGCCGACCTGTGCGCGCTCGACGAGCCGGGCCTCGACTGGGACTGGGCGCTCGTGCACCTGCACAACGACCTGCGCCGGACCTACGGCGAGGACTACCTGCTCCACGGCGTCGCGCACCCGATCAGCCACACGCTCGATCTCGCGTTCGGCTACTGGTGCACCGCGCTCGTCGCGCGCCGCGTCGGCGACCACGCGCTTGCCGACGAGCTCACGCGGCACGCCCGCGGGTGGGTGAGCGCGTTCGATCCCGCCACCGGGCTGCTGCACGACTCGACCTTCTACGAGGGCGGTCGGTGGAACTACTCCTTCCGCCTCCTGCACGACATGGCGGCGCGGATCGGGCTCGCAGGCGGCGACGAGGCGTTCGTCGCGCTCCTCGACCGGTTCTTCGGCGTCGGTGCACCGGCCGTGAGGCAGCCGGGCGAGCAGCCGTCCGCCGCCGAGATGGCCGCCGGGTACGCGCTGAACCGCTTCGAGGGGCTGAACAACGAGCCCGACATGGACGCGCCGTGGGCCTACCACTACGCCGGGCGCCCCGACCGGACGGCCGAGGTCGTGCACGCCGCGGTCCACCAGCGCTTCGGCACCGGGCCGGGCGGCCTGCCCGGCAACGACGACTCGGGCGCGCTGAGCTCGTGGTACGTCTGGGCGTCGCTCGGCCTGTTCCCGGTCGCCGGGCAGGGGATCTTCCTCGTCAGCGTGCCGTCGTTCGCCGAGTCCCGCCTCCACGTCCCCGGCGGGACGCTCACGATCGAGACCACCGGCTTCGTCGAGCCCGGCCCGCGCACGCCGCCGCAGCACGTGCGCGCCGCGTGGCTCGACGGCCGCCCGCTCCACCGCACCTGGCTCCCCGCGACGCGCGTGCGCCGCGGCGGGCGCCTCCTCCTCGAGCTCGGTCCGCACCCCTCCGACTGGGGCACCGCGCCCGAGCACCGGCCGCCGTCGTACCCCGACGGGAGCCCCGCACACCACCCGACCGACCAGACCCCGGAGACGTCATGACCACCACCCCGCGCCAGACGCCCGCCCGCCGCCTCGTCGTCGTCGTCCGCGCCGACCCTGTGATCTGCGGCCACTCGGGCGAGGCCCGCAACCTCGCCGAGGCCGCGCTGCGCCGCGGGTTCACCGAGGTGCGGATCGTCACCTGGCCCGTCGAGCGCCTCGAGGCCGCCGGGCTCCCGCTGAAGCCTCTCGACTCCGTCCTCCCCTACGGCCCGGGCATCACGGTCGAGCGGCCGGGTCCCGTCGGCGACTACAAGGTGCCCGACGGCCGATACCTCGCCGGGCTCACCGGCCGCCTCGTCGAGCTCTTCACCGACGGCGTGCCCACCGTCTGCCTCTCCTTGTACCTCAGCCCGCACACCACCGCGGTGACCGACGCCGTGCGCGTGGCACGCAGCACCGGCCTCCCCGTCGAGGTCGCCACGATCGCCGAGGCGGTCGGCTCCGACGTGACGAACGTCGTCCGCTCGTGCGTCGAGGACGGGCGCTTCGGGGCCGCCGCGCACGTCCTGTCCGGGTATCTGGCCAGCGACCTGTGCGTCGCCGTCTCGCGGTACACGCGCGACCTGGTGGTGGCGTGCGCCCAGGAGATCGACGACCGGCACGGGACCTTCTTCGCGGAGCAGTGCGCCGAGCGCGTGCAGGTCTCCTTCCCGGCGATCGACACCGGCGCGTACACCGGTCTCGACCCGGCCGTCACGCGCGACGTGCTCGCCGGGCGCGGTCTGGACGACCGCCCGTACGTGCTCTTCCTGTCCCGCCTCGCCGCCGCGAAGGGCGTCGACGACCTGATCGACGGGTTCGCGCTGGCCACGCGCGCCGCCGGCGCCCGCCT
Protein-coding sequences here:
- a CDS encoding ANTAR domain-containing response regulator, with translation MIEPEPAATPAPSGRPARRAVVAEDEALIRLDVVETLRDAGFDVVGEAGDGATAVKLALELKPDVVVMDVKMPELDGISAAEQIGKAHAAPVVLLTAFSQAELVERARDAGAMAYVVKPFTPADLLPAVEIAISRYSQITALESEVADLAERFETRKRVDRAKGLLMTKMGLSEPESFRWIQKTSMDRRLTMREVADAVIEQVGGA
- a CDS encoding GNAT family N-acetyltransferase, giving the protein MRPAVEVRPAVGDDLPGIAVLCSEARRESASGAQICAPDEDRLVRHLSVLLTLPGGNVLVALHDGRPVGFVLARVLDPHLFADEPSLYVEAVYVGEDARRRGVGHALLSATADLAATAGATHVYSVPIPGSRGVQRFLARLGFGPVAGHRVVSTAVLQRRLAADLTPTRRGTRSLEDLIARRRRARTETMSGPVDLREFQAEYRSRSGVVTPVEARETLPG
- a CDS encoding hotdog fold thioesterase, whose protein sequence is MGLRTAGTLIERMGIELEDVSADRVTARMPVAGNTQPAGLLHGGASVVLAETLGSIAAQLHGGPGRAAVGIEVNATHHRGVRDGWVHGEAVAVHRGRTTASYEIVVSDDAGRRVCTARLTCMILSLD
- the polA gene encoding DNA polymerase I yields the protein MDCRLAPVTTSARPRLLLIDGHSMAYRAFFALPAENFSTTTGQHTNAVYGFTSMLINLLRDEEPTHVAVAFDAGRQSFRTEILPSYKGTRESSPEPFRGQVPLIKEILETLHIPTLEREGYEADDIFATLATQGAAAGMEVLVCSGDRDSFQLIGPDVTVLYPKKGVSELARMDGAAVVEKYGVPPERYSDLAALVGETSDNLPGIPGVGPKTAAKWITAYGDLDGLLDHADEIKGKAGENLRAHLDQVRLNRRLNALLRDLELPVGPDDLATRPWDREAAHRVLDALEFRALRDRLFAIAPEGEVEAEAGFDVTLADVLPGGLGAWLAEHGARPLGVEVAGKAVPGGGDAWGLAVSDDAGAAVALELADVAGADDEALATWLADPERPKVVHGAKAAWHELAARGYDLAGVTFDTELAAYLCHPDQRGYDLGDLVVRHLHRELRPDTEAGNDAQGALDLSLDGNGEQERDAVRALAVAQLGDVLAGELEDRDATTLLTDLELPLAQVLARMEQRGIAADVEYLRELEQHFGDLVATAAAEAYAVIGREVNLGSPKQLQEVLFDQLGMPKTKKIKTGYTTDASALADLFVKTQHPFLEHLLAHRDASRLRQTVEGLLKSVADDGRIHTTFQQTIAATGRLSSTDPNLQNIPIRTEAGRRIRRAFVVGEGYETLLTADYSQIEMRIMAHLSGDEGLIEAFRSGEDLHSYVGSRVFEVPAAEVTPAMRSKIKAMSYGLAYGLSAFGLSQQLTIEVGEAQKLMDDYFERFGGVRDYLTGVVDEARATGYTATILGRRRYLPDLTSDNRQRRQMAERMALNAPIQGSAADIIKVAMLGVQRAIDERGLRSRLLLQVHDELVVEVAPGERDAVEDVLRTQMGAAADLDVPLDVSVGVGATWHDAGH
- a CDS encoding glycosyltransferase encodes the protein MTTTPRQTPARRLVVVVRADPVICGHSGEARNLAEAALRRGFTEVRIVTWPVERLEAAGLPLKPLDSVLPYGPGITVERPGPVGDYKVPDGRYLAGLTGRLVELFTDGVPTVCLSLYLSPHTTAVTDAVRVARSTGLPVEVATIAEAVGSDVTNVVRSCVEDGRFGAAAHVLSGYLASDLCVAVSRYTRDLVVACAQEIDDRHGTFFAEQCAERVQVSFPAIDTGAYTGLDPAVTRDVLAGRGLDDRPYVLFLSRLAAAKGVDDLIDGFALATRAAGARLVVAGRGPAEADLRARAAASLAADRIVFLDDVDDATKPHLMAGSAAFVLPSKPRPEFVETFGIALAEAMLSGGGPVITTDTGGIGEAVGPHATIVPTHSPAAVAHALDEALSLDPPARRARADAARTYASQFDRAAVLDAMLARLVASPTAPRWVNELRPVRA
- a CDS encoding glycoside hydrolase domain-containing protein; amino-acid sequence: MLEHVDPFVGTGVTDLPTPTGLAATWWSPKPLVGNTHPGAAHPLGMVSACAYSGAYPTGYGRYDLGTEGVPSTLFDHPVASGLTHFQQSGTGAIRKYYNYVRVTPMLEPLDALGRHWDLLGEEASPGYYAATLGNGVRCEVTVGPKSAVHRYTFPAHADARLVVDLSLGGLAIPHGTTVPLRAHLATLGPGTAAGEIVVEGAPLAVHLQCDARRWRQMLWYDRRLMPGSTRLDLGGIRPTTLRSFGLLWAGPTTPGQVVELRLGFSLRGPERARANLVADCGPAPAAFEARHHRTAATWSEHLDRIEVACPDPERRTVFATALYHALLKPCLAPDESPFWPGDTPFAFDVSTMWDIYRTQLPLLTTFWPERAVELAAALLHVCEEEGNFPIGYRMARGADRFSRQASALAHTFLADLCALDEPGLDWDWALVHLHNDLRRTYGEDYLLHGVAHPISHTLDLAFGYWCTALVARRVGDHALADELTRHARGWVSAFDPATGLLHDSTFYEGGRWNYSFRLLHDMAARIGLAGGDEAFVALLDRFFGVGAPAVRQPGEQPSAAEMAAGYALNRFEGLNNEPDMDAPWAYHYAGRPDRTAEVVHAAVHQRFGTGPGGLPGNDDSGALSSWYVWASLGLFPVAGQGIFLVSVPSFAESRLHVPGGTLTIETTGFVEPGPRTPPQHVRAAWLDGRPLHRTWLPATRVRRGGRLLLELGPHPSDWGTAPEHRPPSYPDGSPAHHPTDQTPETS